AGACCTAATGCTCCTGCATCAAGCGATTCTGCAGTTAATTTTCTCATGTAATTTAATTCTTCAGCTGTAGGAGGTCTGTCTTCTAATCCAATTACTGCTGCTCTTAGTGTACCGTGGCCAACCTGGAAAGCTACATTCAAAGGAGCCCCGGCTTTTTTCATAGCATCTATATATCCTGCATAATCAGTCCAATCTACATTTAAATCTTCAGGATTTTCTAGCATAGACACTCGTTGTTTAAATATTGTTTTAGCTTCTCCAATTAATGGAGCACACGTACTCATTCCGCAGTTACCAATTAATTCGAGAGTAACCCCTTGCCTTACCTTGCTATCTGCTTTTGAGTCAACTAAAAAAGAAGAATCACTGTGTGTATGAAGATCGATAAATCCAGGGGATACAATTTTCCCATTTGCATTTATTGATTTCTTAGAATCCAAAGATTCTTTATGAGTAATGGCTACAATTTTCCCATTTTTGACATAAATATTGCCTTCATATGATTCTTTTCCAAGACCATCAACTATGGTTGCATTTTTGATTTCAAGATCATTCATATTAACCCCTTATTATAATTTTGGTTTTTTATTGTGCCATGGTTTTACAATTTCAAAAGCTCTGGAAGCTTGCAAAACACCTAGTTCATTTTCCTTTTCTCCTGCTATTTGAAGGGATATTGGTAGACCTTTGGATGAAAAACCACAAGGAATAGTTGCAGCAGGATTTCCTGACCAGTTAAATATAGCAGTAAATTGAGACAATAAACCTGCCCCATTTTTATGTGCAATATTTTCACTATCACCATATGAGGGGATCATTTCGTTGTCATCAGAACCGTAAGAATAGTCATATTGAATTCCATTTATTTTTTCTGGGGGATTGCCGCATTCATGAGCAGGCACTGCCATTGTAGGAGTTGCAATATAATCGTAGTTTTCAAAAATAGAATCCATGTAGTTTCTAAATTTGTATAATTCTGAAATTGCATTCATATATACAGGGCCTTCCCAATTTTTCACTGCTTCTAACATTCTTTTTGTATAATTCATAAGTTTGTCAGGATTTTCATCTAATAGCTGGCCGTTTTTATTGTAACCCAATGCGCCAAGTATTGGAGAGAACATCATTGATAATTCTTTTATATTATATTTAAAGTTTAGAGGTTCAATTATAGCACCCATATCCTCATAAATTTTCATGGCATTTGTTGTTACTTCTTGTACTTCAGGGTCAACATTGATTGATCCCAAATCTACTGACCAAGCTATTTTTTTACCCTTTATGCCTGCATCTAACGTTGTAATAAAATCAGGAGGTGTTGTTTTAATTGCAGTAGACTCGGCTTCGGGATGCGGGCCTGACATAACTTGTAGCATAATAGCGCTATCTTTTACAAACCACGTCATTGGTCCCATGCATGAAAAATTAACAGGGTTCCAACTTTGTAATCCACTGTGCTTTCTTGGGATTCTTCCTTGTGTTCCTTTGATTCCATATATTCCGCATAATCCGGAAGGAATTCTGATTGATCCTCCTCCGTCAGAGCCTTCTGCGATTGGATGAATTCCCGAAGCTACGGCAGCACCTGCTCCACCGCTTGATCCTCCTGCAGTACAATTTAAATCCCAAGGATTTCTGCAATCATCACCAAGTCTGTTGTCTGTAGTTGCGCATAAACCAAATTCTGGTGTATTCGTTTTACCAAGTATGATCCCACCAGCATTTTTAATTCTTTCTACTCCAAGCTGATCGAAATCAGCAATATTGTCTTTATAAAACCACGAACCGTTTGTGTGGGGCATATCT
Above is a window of SAR202 cluster bacterium DNA encoding:
- a CDS encoding amidase, giving the protein MPDSDILYKSITEIQTELLKKTFSSLELTQLALKRIDETNSKTNAFLHVAYEYAINEAKKTDIKISKGENLKFLDGIPTSIKDLEGVKDMPHTNGSWFYKDNIADFDQLGVERIKNAGGIILGKTNTPEFGLCATTDNRLGDDCRNPWDLNCTAGGSSGGAGAAVASGIHPIAEGSDGGGSIRIPSGLCGIYGIKGTQGRIPRKHSGLQSWNPVNFSCMGPMTWFVKDSAIMLQVMSGPHPEAESTAIKTTPPDFITTLDAGIKGKKIAWSVDLGSINVDPEVQEVTTNAMKIYEDMGAIIEPLNFKYNIKELSMMFSPILGALGYNKNGQLLDENPDKLMNYTKRMLEAVKNWEGPVYMNAISELYKFRNYMDSIFENYDYIATPTMAVPAHECGNPPEKINGIQYDYSYGSDDNEMIPSYGDSENIAHKNGAGLLSQFTAIFNWSGNPAATIPCGFSSKGLPISLQIAGEKENELGVLQASRAFEIVKPWHNKKPKL